A genomic stretch from Acidobacteriota bacterium includes:
- a CDS encoding response regulator transcription factor, translating into MKRRNFVQPGLLLVEDDAALVLTLTDLLSSKGYRVESVKDGQEALDRASEGGFDLIILDVMLPHMDGFEICRTLRRRAVRTPILMLTARGQVEDKVSGLKLGADDYLAKPFDSSELLARIEALLRRASLPQSSQRDVTFRFGPVTVDFRSTAVWRDGKSIEMSAREFELLAYFIQQQGSTVSRDELLREVWGYDEATMTRTIDAHIWMLRQKLEQDPQSPRHFLTVRGLGYRFVR; encoded by the coding sequence ATGAAACGAAGAAATTTTGTTCAACCTGGCCTGCTTCTGGTGGAAGACGACGCTGCCCTGGTCCTGACGCTCACCGATCTTCTGTCGAGCAAGGGTTACCGGGTGGAGAGCGTGAAAGATGGCCAGGAAGCCCTCGATCGCGCCTCCGAGGGAGGGTTTGACTTGATCATCCTGGACGTCATGCTGCCGCATATGGACGGGTTTGAAATCTGCCGCACTCTGCGGCGGCGCGCCGTTCGCACTCCCATCCTTATGTTGACGGCGCGGGGCCAGGTCGAGGACAAGGTGTCCGGCCTCAAACTCGGGGCTGACGATTACCTTGCCAAGCCGTTTGATTCCTCCGAACTGCTGGCCCGCATCGAGGCCCTGTTGCGCAGGGCGTCATTGCCTCAGTCGAGCCAGCGGGACGTGACCTTCCGGTTTGGGCCTGTGACGGTGGACTTCCGCAGCACGGCAGTGTGGCGCGATGGCAAGTCTATCGAGATGTCAGCGCGGGAGTTTGAATTGCTGGCTTACTTTATCCAGCAGCAGGGCTCAACCGTGTCGCGCGATGAACTGCTGCGGGAGGTGTGGGGTTATGACGAAGCGACCATGACCCGCACCATCGATGCCCACATCTGGATGCTTCGCCAGAAGCTCGAGCAGGACCCGCAGAGCCCGCGCCATTTTCTCACCGTTCGCGGCCTGGGATACAGGTTCGTCAGATGA
- a CDS encoding DUF3443 domain-containing protein: protein MTLLRRCYAPLVLICLIAVSMLGLAGCGGSSGSNSGSGSGFNQVNNNQPIEVNLGPANDYPNGVFTTVTICVPGTSTCQNIPDVLVDTGSEGLRLLSSQVTLSLPAVTDNGSNPLQECISFADTSYVWGPVESADIKMAGENASSVPIQLIDSSNPTRFPVPNSCVTGSGSNQNTVQLLGANGILGIGVFQQDCGTACASTTSNPNHYFLCPANGGACNAAVVPLQNQLQNPVSMFPQDNNGLLISLPSVPDNGAPTASGSLIFGIETQSDNGLGNAQVYTTDNSGNFHVIYNGIDYQNSFIDSGSNGLFFLDATTLASTGIQDCTTYSGFYCPSSTVKFTVTTSGLNGTSNPVSFNIADANALFALSNNNGKNAAFNDLGGSTGTGASTDYVDFGMPFFYGRDVFVGIENKTGPKGVVGPYWAY from the coding sequence ATGACACTGCTCAGGAGGTGTTACGCCCCGCTGGTTCTTATTTGCCTGATCGCCGTCAGCATGCTGGGACTGGCCGGTTGCGGAGGCAGTTCCGGCTCGAATTCCGGTTCAGGCTCAGGGTTCAACCAGGTCAACAATAACCAACCCATAGAAGTCAACCTGGGCCCGGCAAACGATTATCCTAACGGGGTCTTCACTACCGTTACCATCTGCGTTCCGGGCACCTCGACCTGCCAGAACATTCCGGATGTCCTGGTGGATACTGGGTCAGAGGGCCTGCGGTTGCTTTCTTCACAGGTCACACTCTCGTTGCCGGCCGTCACCGACAACGGCAGCAACCCGCTGCAGGAATGCATTAGCTTCGCTGATACATCTTATGTCTGGGGGCCGGTAGAGTCTGCTGACATAAAGATGGCCGGCGAAAATGCAAGCTCCGTCCCCATCCAGCTCATCGACAGCTCGAATCCGACCAGGTTCCCCGTCCCCAATTCCTGTGTGACAGGGAGCGGATCCAATCAAAATACGGTCCAATTGCTGGGCGCCAACGGCATCCTTGGGATCGGCGTCTTTCAGCAGGATTGTGGTACGGCCTGCGCTTCCACCACCAGCAACCCCAACCACTACTTTCTCTGTCCCGCAAACGGCGGGGCCTGCAACGCCGCTGTTGTGCCCCTGCAGAATCAGCTTCAGAACCCCGTTTCGATGTTTCCCCAGGACAATAACGGTTTGTTGATCTCCTTACCGTCCGTCCCCGATAACGGAGCGCCAACCGCTTCGGGATCGCTGATCTTCGGTATTGAGACACAGTCCGACAACGGCCTGGGCAACGCCCAGGTCTACACAACGGACAACTCCGGGAATTTCCATGTCATTTACAACGGCATCGACTACCAAAATAGCTTTATCGACAGCGGGTCAAACGGCCTTTTCTTTCTGGACGCCACAACGCTTGCTTCTACCGGGATACAGGACTGCACTACTTATTCTGGCTTCTATTGCCCAAGCTCAACCGTAAAGTTCACCGTCACTACTTCCGGCCTGAACGGTACCTCCAATCCGGTTTCTTTTAACATTGCCGATGCGAACGCTCTCTTCGCTCTCAGCAATAACAATGGCAAGAACGCCGCATTCAACGACCTGGGCGGCAGCACCGGCACTGGCGCTTCAACGGACTACGTTGACTTTGGCATGCCCTTCTTCTACGGCCGCGATGTTTTTGTAGGGATTGAAAACAAGACGGGACCGAAAGGAGTTGTCGGTCCTTATTGGGCCTATTAG
- a CDS encoding tetratricopeptide repeat protein codes for MMAARNVLVVMIMLWSVATNAHPATLPPLPKLDLSNTFPAVGTQIRKADAAALARPDDPDAVGELGMVLDAYQQYAAAGICYRRAHLLSPSTFSWAYDLAYVEMKLGRYHDASAAFEVALEIRPDYLPATLNLAECLLSTGQLPESRDLFEAIIKKYPENPEAYYGLGRIEIQQGSMDDAALALKKAIEIFPQYGGAHYALAMVYRKMGQPDKAKEHFAAYQKNVTANPPEVDPLRAAVQQLDQTPLRYLERGVALEQAGDLEGSIEAHVKAAQLDPSFEQPHINLIQLYARTGKIAEAEEQYRIAVRLNPHRSDCYYNYGVLMFELGKYAEAEGAFRKAIASNPFYAQAHNNLGFLLQQQGRRNEALAEFREAVKDKPDYRLARFHVGLILANQGDYSGAIEQFRMILEPDDAETPTYLHALATTYARAGDVPNALVYMRKARTEAQKKEQPQLLPGIDRDLKALETDVSRR; via the coding sequence ATGATGGCCGCGCGTAATGTGCTGGTTGTTATGATCATGCTGTGGAGTGTAGCAACCAATGCGCATCCAGCAACGCTACCGCCGCTGCCCAAGCTCGATCTTTCGAACACTTTCCCCGCTGTCGGCACTCAGATTCGTAAAGCAGACGCCGCTGCTCTAGCCCGCCCGGACGATCCTGATGCGGTTGGGGAACTGGGAATGGTGCTCGACGCCTACCAGCAGTACGCTGCGGCGGGAATATGTTATCGCCGGGCGCATTTGCTTTCCCCCTCAACGTTTTCATGGGCTTATGATCTTGCCTACGTTGAAATGAAGCTCGGCCGGTACCACGATGCATCTGCTGCGTTCGAGGTGGCGCTTGAGATCAGGCCGGACTATCTCCCCGCGACGTTGAACCTTGCCGAATGCCTCCTTTCGACAGGACAGTTGCCTGAGAGCCGGGACCTGTTCGAGGCAATTATCAAGAAATATCCTGAGAACCCCGAGGCATATTACGGGCTGGGGCGAATCGAGATCCAGCAGGGCAGTATGGATGACGCCGCCCTGGCATTGAAGAAGGCGATCGAAATATTCCCTCAGTATGGTGGCGCGCATTACGCTCTGGCTATGGTTTACCGGAAGATGGGCCAGCCTGATAAGGCGAAGGAGCATTTTGCTGCTTATCAAAAAAACGTAACGGCCAATCCGCCTGAAGTTGACCCGTTGCGGGCCGCGGTGCAGCAGTTGGACCAGACGCCCCTCAGGTATCTGGAGCGTGGGGTGGCGCTCGAGCAGGCCGGCGATCTCGAGGGGTCAATTGAGGCCCACGTCAAAGCTGCTCAGCTTGATCCCAGTTTCGAACAACCCCATATCAATCTGATTCAGCTTTACGCCCGAACTGGCAAAATCGCAGAAGCCGAGGAACAGTATCGCATCGCCGTCCGCCTGAACCCTCATCGGTCTGATTGTTACTATAACTACGGGGTCCTAATGTTCGAGCTTGGAAAATACGCTGAAGCAGAAGGGGCCTTCCGGAAGGCAATCGCAAGCAATCCTTTCTATGCGCAGGCGCACAATAACCTTGGCTTCCTGCTTCAGCAGCAGGGGCGAAGAAACGAGGCGCTCGCGGAATTTCGCGAAGCGGTTAAAGACAAGCCGGACTACCGGCTGGCTCGCTTTCACGTTGGGCTGATTCTGGCGAACCAGGGCGATTATTCCGGCGCTATCGAGCAATTCCGAATGATCCTTGAGCCCGACGACGCCGAGACTCCGACATATCTTCACGCGCTCGCTACTACCTATGCACGGGCCGGCGACGTTCCGAACGCGCTGGTTTATATGAGGAAAGCGCGGACGGAAGCTCAAAAGAAGGAGCAACCCCAACTGCTTCCGGGCATTGATCGTGATTTAAAGGCGCTCGAAACTGACGTCAGCAGACGCTGA
- a CDS encoding periplasmic heavy metal sensor — protein sequence MLRPHERRSDMMTEETRRAFGLEGTELLKWRLGGRAQKTKTFLLVAGVVLTILAGITMLAGAPLPQYGGRRMHGPMTPEDQLARMTKQLQLTDEQQAKIKPIIEEQHKQMGDLRQDTSMSREDRFAKFREIREQLNEKIKPILTADQQKKWQKIQEERRGGRGRPMPN from the coding sequence ATGCTCCGGCCGCACGAAAGGAGAAGTGATATGATGACAGAGGAAACCAGAAGGGCCTTTGGCCTGGAGGGCACTGAACTGCTGAAGTGGAGGCTCGGAGGCAGGGCACAGAAAACAAAGACCTTCCTGCTGGTAGCAGGCGTCGTTCTCACGATTCTGGCGGGAATCACGATGCTGGCAGGCGCGCCGCTGCCGCAGTATGGCGGGCGGCGAATGCATGGGCCAATGACACCCGAGGACCAACTGGCCCGCATGACCAAACAGTTACAGTTGACGGATGAACAGCAGGCCAAAATAAAACCTATCATCGAGGAACAACACAAACAAATGGGGGACCTGCGGCAGGACACCTCAATGTCACGCGAAGACCGGTTTGCAAAGTTCCGCGAGATTAGGGAACAGTTGAATGAAAAGATAAAACCTATCTTGACTGCCGATCAGCAGAAGAAATGGCAAAAAATTCAGGAGGAGCGGCGGGGGGGACGCGGCAGGCCGATGCCAAACTAA
- a CDS encoding DUF2844 domain-containing protein, which yields MRIFLGLLVVLLLGCVPGWAVLGQYENSITTDQQRMRAQLHETARQGYSIKELTTPDGKTIREYVSPAGLVFGVAWQGPAMPDLQQLLGSYFEQLKQAPRSRRQRGGPLVVRGKDFVLVSGGHMRSFHGAAYAPNLLPAGIPAEVVK from the coding sequence ATGAGGATATTCCTGGGTTTACTGGTCGTTTTGCTACTGGGATGCGTTCCCGGTTGGGCGGTTCTTGGGCAATATGAAAATTCAATAACCACAGATCAACAGCGAATGCGGGCGCAGCTTCATGAGACTGCTCGCCAGGGTTATTCCATCAAAGAACTGACTACCCCCGATGGCAAGACCATCCGCGAGTACGTTTCTCCTGCCGGGCTGGTTTTTGGGGTTGCCTGGCAAGGGCCCGCCATGCCTGATCTACAGCAATTGCTGGGTTCCTACTTCGAACAGTTGAAGCAGGCGCCGAGGTCCCGTCGCCAACGCGGTGGTCCGCTGGTGGTCAGAGGAAAGGATTTCGTTCTGGTCAGCGGAGGCCACATGCGTTCCTTCCATGGAGCAGCCTATGCACCAAACCTGCTTCCAGCCGGTATCCCGGCAGAGGTGGTGAAATGA
- a CDS encoding HAMP domain-containing histidine kinase — translation MRWKPSKSNYPLLTIAVFAAGLVLAGTLLYGWINRASLADREQQEELLNAAMRSFRGEFVAPLLEIRATFRPAPRSATTADVDQYLADFYMQWRSNDAASALVSGLSVATIGPDGKAQFRTLDATSGKFVEEAWPPSLEMFRPRTERVERIGPREAGPMFFVRAGDLPFALNGPRPMIVIPFMEPGRRDREFGFWTSSLRKAGPVPPADVVTEREEFRRVPQPPGGMPLPDLPVHARFAARPRGWCFLELDLGYLKQHVFLQLVQRSFGGAGLANYRVGVMGEGGRQIIFSSEPGLEPSSFSSPDGDALLLASYGELGAMLRVRARRLASGAGPDDLMDLSLANAPSPFLGGPPSQGAERHGSLREASAWVLVVKNKAGSIDALVARTRRRNLALGFGVLFLLAVSMGSLVMTTQRARELARREMEFVAGVSHEFRTPLASIQSAGFNLSSGVVHEAGRVKEYGALVRNEARRLTDLIEQVMSYAGIQSGARHYELVPTEVPAIVERAMAEFAPVLSDAGWQVERKLEDNLPPVFVETSSVESAVKNLFANAIKYGGASRWLRITAMNAPNGGRGEVQISVEDHGPGIAPADLPHIFEPFYRGQGVVASTVPGAGLGLSIVKRHIEAQGGHVSVESTRGKGSRFTIHLPAIQEPEQKAG, via the coding sequence GTGCGCTGGAAACCTTCCAAGTCGAACTATCCCCTGCTGACGATAGCAGTTTTCGCCGCGGGGCTTGTGCTGGCCGGCACGCTGCTCTACGGCTGGATCAACCGTGCCAGCCTTGCAGACCGTGAACAGCAAGAGGAACTTCTGAACGCCGCCATGCGCAGTTTTCGAGGCGAGTTTGTTGCGCCGTTGCTGGAAATCCGCGCGACGTTTCGTCCGGCGCCAAGATCGGCGACCACGGCGGACGTAGATCAATACCTTGCTGATTTCTACATGCAGTGGCGGAGCAACGATGCCGCGAGCGCGCTGGTGTCAGGACTGAGCGTGGCCACAATTGGTCCTGACGGAAAGGCGCAATTCCGGACGCTCGACGCGACAAGCGGAAAATTTGTCGAGGAAGCATGGCCTCCATCGCTCGAAATGTTCCGCCCACGGACTGAACGGGTTGAAAGAATTGGTCCGCGCGAGGCCGGGCCGATGTTTTTCGTGCGTGCCGGCGACTTACCCTTTGCTCTCAACGGACCGCGCCCGATGATCGTCATTCCTTTTATGGAACCCGGCAGGCGAGACCGCGAATTTGGGTTCTGGACGAGCAGCCTCAGGAAGGCGGGCCCGGTCCCGCCCGCAGATGTTGTAACAGAGAGAGAGGAGTTCCGCCGCGTGCCCCAACCGCCCGGCGGCATGCCGCTTCCTGATCTGCCAGTGCACGCCCGTTTCGCGGCCCGTCCGCGGGGCTGGTGCTTTCTGGAATTGGACCTTGGCTACCTGAAGCAGCACGTATTTTTGCAACTCGTGCAACGAAGTTTCGGCGGGGCGGGGCTGGCCAATTATCGGGTTGGTGTAATGGGGGAAGGCGGGCGGCAAATCATTTTCAGTTCTGAGCCTGGCCTCGAGCCGTCATCGTTCTCTTCACCCGACGGCGACGCTCTGCTGCTCGCCTCTTATGGGGAGCTGGGCGCCATGCTTCGCGTTCGCGCAAGGAGGCTGGCATCGGGGGCTGGGCCGGACGACCTCATGGATTTGTCTTTAGCGAATGCTCCCTCACCCTTTTTGGGAGGTCCTCCATCGCAGGGTGCGGAGCGGCATGGGAGCCTTCGCGAAGCAAGCGCCTGGGTGCTGGTGGTGAAGAATAAAGCCGGTTCAATTGATGCGTTGGTGGCCCGGACGCGGCGGCGGAACCTGGCGCTGGGGTTCGGCGTCCTTTTCTTGCTGGCAGTGAGCATGGGATCACTCGTGATGACTACTCAACGCGCGCGCGAGCTGGCGCGGCGGGAGATGGAATTTGTCGCAGGCGTCTCCCATGAATTCCGGACGCCTCTGGCGTCCATTCAGTCCGCCGGTTTCAACCTCTCCAGCGGGGTTGTGCATGAAGCCGGCAGGGTAAAGGAATATGGCGCGCTGGTGCGAAATGAAGCGCGCCGGCTGACAGACCTGATCGAACAGGTAATGAGTTATGCGGGCATCCAGTCTGGCGCCAGGCACTACGAACTTGTTCCCACCGAAGTCCCCGCAATCGTGGAACGGGCCATGGCCGAATTTGCTCCAGTGCTCAGTGACGCCGGGTGGCAGGTTGAGAGAAAATTGGAAGACAACCTTCCCCCAGTGTTCGTGGAAACCTCGTCGGTTGAGAGCGCCGTGAAGAACCTTTTTGCCAATGCCATCAAATATGGCGGCGCCAGCCGATGGCTGCGCATTACAGCAATGAACGCCCCGAATGGGGGCCGTGGAGAAGTGCAGATCTCGGTGGAGGACCACGGACCTGGCATTGCTCCAGCGGATCTGCCGCACATCTTTGAGCCATTCTACCGTGGGCAGGGAGTAGTGGCTTCAACGGTGCCCGGAGCCGGACTGGGGCTGAGCATCGTGAAGCGCCACATTGAAGCGCAGGGCGGGCATGTCAGTGTAGAGAGCACAAGAGGAAAGGGATCGCGTTTTACGATCCATCTGCCCGCCATCCAGGAACCTGAACAAAAAGCCGGTTAG
- a CDS encoding periplasmic heavy metal sensor: MMKQLFNIALVVALFGAVAMAQERSKEVVVEGPDTAAVQAGIAAGPMQGPDTMMPQEIPDDPPVLRERVFNLRARGPFGPGPMMWFHGRGMGEWWRDPEVVEKIGLSDQQKQQLEKISLDSRLKMIDLRADLEKQEVILGPMLEAYHPNEAQVLAQVEKVSQARGEVEKQRVQTMLASRGVLTEEQWSKLKDARSESHQNIRRRSHPRPTRPATPATPAPGK; encoded by the coding sequence ATGATGAAACAGCTGTTTAACATCGCCCTTGTCGTTGCGCTTTTCGGTGCGGTAGCGATGGCGCAGGAGCGCTCCAAAGAAGTGGTTGTTGAAGGGCCCGATACGGCCGCGGTGCAGGCCGGAATTGCGGCAGGCCCTATGCAAGGGCCGGACACCATGATGCCGCAAGAAATCCCCGATGACCCTCCAGTACTCCGGGAGCGAGTTTTTAATCTGCGGGCCAGGGGTCCGTTTGGGCCGGGCCCGATGATGTGGTTCCACGGCCGGGGAATGGGCGAGTGGTGGCGCGATCCCGAAGTGGTTGAAAAAATCGGGTTAAGCGACCAGCAGAAGCAACAGCTTGAAAAGATCTCGCTGGACAGCCGCCTCAAGATGATTGATCTGCGCGCGGACCTCGAGAAGCAGGAAGTGATTCTTGGCCCTATGCTCGAGGCCTACCATCCGAATGAGGCGCAGGTGCTTGCGCAGGTTGAAAAAGTGTCTCAGGCGCGGGGTGAGGTAGAGAAGCAGCGCGTCCAGACAATGCTGGCAAGCCGCGGCGTGCTGACGGAGGAGCAGTGGAGTAAATTGAAGGACGCGCGGTCGGAATCCCATCAGAATATCCGCCGGCGCAGCCATCCGCGTCCCACGAGGCCTGCGACGCCGGCGACGCCTGCTCCAGGCAAGTGA